AATCGCGCTTGAAAAACCGGGGTATTGTCCGCACGCAGAACACGCAAGCCGATCCGCCAGACCTGGTCATTCCCATAACGGGCTGTAGCCGACAAGCAGTTCCGAACCGATAGTTATCAACGAGAAGTACGGTTTCGCCCATCCCGCCGCCGACTTATAAATTGCTTATTTATTGAGATTTACACTGCACTCGCCATTTCGGAATTCCTGATTTCGTCTCTGTCTTTCGATGCTTTTTTCCTTGACCATACCACAATTCGCCTGGATTTTCTGACCAAAAACCATTCATCGAGGAGGTAATCATGACACAGCCAACGGAACCCGCCAAAACAGACAAGCAAGTCAACACGCCTGCCGGCGGATCGCCGAAACCCAAACCGGCCGTTGCTGCCAAGCCATCCGATACACCTCCCGGAGCGAGTCCGAAGCCGAAACCCAATGTTGCCAGCAAGCCCGCCGGTGCGCCTGCCGCCACCGCTCCGAAGCCGAAACCTGCCGTCGCAGGAACTCAGAAAGGCGGCGGCCCGAGGCTCGCGCCATTTGACACATACACCCGCGCCGGAGTGGCCGCAAGCAGCGCAAAAGCAGCGCCCGAAAATAGCGACATGCGGTCACGGCCCGTCGCCAAAACAAGAATGATAAACATTTTCCCCGGCGGCACCCCGAAGCTCTGATGAGGATTGTGACTGATGCCGATAGTTGTGAAAAAATGAAATTGACGACGTGAGGATATAATAATTTACCCCCTGAGCGAACACCGAAAACAGGTGAATACTCAGGGGGTAAAATGTTTATGCTAATCGCAAGTTAAAGGTCAGACGAAGACGATTGCGGGAACTGTTGCGAAGTGTGAAAAACCGTCAGAACAGTGATCGTATCGTTACGAACGGTATAAACGACAAGAAATGGCGCGTCGCGATAGACAAGCTCCCGTGTACCGGCAAGACGTCCGGCTCTTCCGATTTGCGGGTATTGCGAGAGTTTGAGCGCTGTTTTTGTAATGAGTGAACGGATGAGTTTCCTTGCCGTTTCCGGACGATCAAGCGAGATATACGCCTCGATCTCTTCGAGCCGCTTCCTGGCGCTCCTTGACCACTGGACTTTCAACGAGCTACTCATCCCAAAGTTTTTCCATTTCCTCCTGCGAGAGCACCCGGCCATTGTCGAGATCGTTCAACCCAGCCTGAATGCTCTGAACCTGCCATTCGTTCGTGGTGAGGTACTGCTCGATAGCCTCCTCGATCACGAAAGTCCTGGAACGTCTCGTCGCCTCAGCAAGCAGATCGACCCTCTTTTTCATTCCGGCAGGAATCTTGAAACTCACCTGCTCGCGTAACTCACTGTTTTTCAATGTCGGACACATCATAACCTCCATTTCTCATCTGTATTTCAACGCATTTCGCTAAAATACCAAGCACATGGCGAATATTCAAAATACACGCTCAAACTCCTTCCATCCATCACCCCACCCTCACCACGCAATACCTCGCTGGTTGGTGGAAGTCCGGCGCTCCTTCGCCGTGCCACCACGGAAATAATCCGTAGCGCTCGTCTCCGAGGCTGATGGCGCATTGCAATCGGAGCGTATCATCGTGGATAATCGGCTCCAGTAGCGAGTATGACAGCTCCATGCCAAAGCCGGTTTCGCTGGCGAATGGCGTTGCCTGGCCGCGCCAGAGTTCCTCCGATGGAGTTTCGTGCCCGACGGTTCGCTGGCGTGGGGCGTCGAGGCGAAGGGCGAGCCAGTGGGCTTGTGGCGTCACCTCGAATTCGAGGTACCTGCCAGTTCCGCTGCCGTCGGCGATGAACAGTTCGGAGACACTCGATTCCCAGAGTTGATCAACAAACGCTCCGGCAGGTGCTTCGGGCCGCAACGCAAAAGCCGCGCCCGATTCGTTGAGCGTCGTCCAGCGGAGGAAGGGTTGCTCCGGGGCGCTCCGGGCTTCGGCGAGCGACGCGAGCTGCTCGACTTCGACGGTGATGCCCGCCGGAAACGCGGCGTCGCGGCAGAAGTAGTCGAGCACCGGGCCTTGCAGCAA
This genomic window from Chlorobaculum limnaeum contains:
- a CDS encoding type II toxin-antitoxin system RelE/ParE family toxin; this encodes MSSSLKVQWSRSARKRLEEIEAYISLDRPETARKLIRSLITKTALKLSQYPQIGRAGRLAGTRELVYRDAPFLVVYTVRNDTITVLTVFHTSQQFPQSSSSDL
- a CDS encoding CopG family ribbon-helix-helix protein — protein: MSFKIPAGMKKRVDLLAEATRRSRTFVIEEAIEQYLTTNEWQVQSIQAGLNDLDNGRVLSQEEMEKLWDE